One Endozoicomonas gorgoniicola DNA window includes the following coding sequences:
- the cas6f gene encoding type I-F CRISPR-associated endoribonuclease Cas6/Csy4, whose protein sequence is MRYAFLVQFCDPRSDVFLLASRCHQVLHGFQCHNNLRAIGVAYPRWNLRTLGDSIAFICHDKGLLQQFSQQPLFPQMKKINKFAWGDIALIQEGGPEVQYFRTQKPDKYTQAWLEKDSRRREKRGVESRKYIPQIQLLEHYHSVKKRNGYLHIHRSFANQVTQGQFSSYGLSGEMNSGTVPLL, encoded by the coding sequence ATGCGTTATGCATTTTTAGTGCAGTTCTGCGATCCAAGATCTGATGTTTTTCTGCTTGCATCTCGCTGTCATCAGGTTCTTCATGGCTTTCAGTGTCATAATAATCTGCGAGCCATCGGAGTGGCATATCCTCGCTGGAATCTGAGAACTTTAGGAGACAGTATTGCTTTTATTTGCCACGATAAGGGCTTATTACAACAATTTTCTCAACAGCCGCTGTTTCCTCAAATGAAAAAAATAAACAAGTTTGCTTGGGGAGATATTGCTCTGATTCAGGAAGGTGGCCCTGAAGTACAGTACTTTCGCACCCAGAAGCCGGATAAGTACACACAGGCATGGTTGGAGAAAGACAGCCGTAGAAGGGAGAAGCGTGGAGTTGAATCAAGAAAATACATTCCCCAAATACAGCTTTTAGAACACTACCACTCTGTTAAGAAAAGAAATGGCTACTTACATATCCATCGTAGTTTTGCCAATCAGGTGACCCAAGGACAGTTTAGTAGCTACGGCCTTTCTGGTGAAATGAATTCTGGTACTGTACCGTTACTGTAG
- the csy3 gene encoding type I-F CRISPR-associated protein Csy3 — translation MIELCNQLSQIRSLFFSPAFFKWVHKKTQEEIPLECRTRTILGLRDGYSKAYKKDGQVKNDLTRLELSYGNPQTIDECFLSPEAEHVIVSFSLQICALTQELHTCSDPEVRRVLLEFAVACKKIGVYEELAKRYLLNIFMGRWLWMNQRTRSTEISLTDMDDECLYTVSDVQRRRWTGDMSGFEENYQKLIDRFALALTDEQQYWDIVVEAKLKFRPMAEIFPSQTFSSGSEKDRSRIYATFRLGEREQLIFTSHKTSAAIHTIDDWFPGAEEWLRVSAFGSDRSNATAHRHPETGHDVYSIMRLADELTEFINSGKKIDTKNMNKIYYLAAMFVCGGMRQVGEE, via the coding sequence ATGATTGAACTTTGTAATCAGTTGTCTCAAATCCGGTCGCTCTTTTTCAGCCCTGCATTTTTCAAATGGGTGCATAAGAAAACACAAGAAGAGATACCGCTTGAATGCCGTACCAGAACAATCTTGGGACTCAGGGATGGCTATTCTAAAGCCTACAAAAAAGACGGTCAGGTAAAGAATGATTTAACAAGACTAGAGCTGTCTTATGGCAACCCTCAAACTATTGACGAGTGCTTTCTATCTCCAGAAGCAGAGCATGTGATTGTAAGCTTTTCACTTCAGATTTGCGCTCTCACTCAAGAGCTTCACACATGTAGTGACCCCGAAGTGCGCAGGGTTCTTTTGGAGTTTGCCGTTGCCTGCAAAAAAATTGGTGTTTACGAAGAACTAGCTAAACGTTATTTGCTTAACATCTTTATGGGGCGTTGGCTGTGGATGAATCAGAGGACAAGAAGCACAGAAATCAGCTTAACGGATATGGATGATGAATGCCTATATACGGTTTCGGATGTTCAAAGGAGACGCTGGACAGGAGATATGTCAGGGTTTGAAGAAAATTATCAAAAATTAATTGACCGATTCGCACTTGCTCTCACAGATGAGCAGCAATACTGGGATATAGTGGTCGAGGCCAAGCTGAAATTTCGTCCAATGGCCGAAATATTTCCTAGCCAGACTTTTTCGTCTGGCTCAGAGAAAGATAGAAGTCGAATTTATGCAACATTTCGCCTTGGGGAGAGAGAACAGCTAATATTTACCTCCCACAAAACAAGTGCCGCAATTCATACTATTGACGACTGGTTCCCCGGAGCTGAAGAATGGCTGCGTGTTTCAGCATTTGGTTCGGATAGAAGCAATGCAACAGCCCACCGCCATCCAGAAACAGGGCATGATGTGTATTCTATTATGCGCTTGGCTGATGAGCTGACAGAGTTTATTAATAGCGGCAAAAAGATCGACACAAAAAACATGAACAAGATTTATTATCTTGCGGCTATGTTTGTATGCGGCGGTATGCGACAGGTAGGGGAGGAGTAA